In Rutidosis leptorrhynchoides isolate AG116_Rl617_1_P2 chromosome 2, CSIRO_AGI_Rlap_v1, whole genome shotgun sequence, one genomic interval encodes:
- the LOC139892592 gene encoding protein MEI2-like 4 isoform X3 produces the protein MQVAVKDQQDIYRPDFHLKERIGKLTVKADKQEKDLSIFTNQSKTVESLLPDEEDLFSGVLDELACNATSNGDDEDFDLFNSSGGMELEGNCKEYLHPSNFVTAEGSNNDQSSSEHLKTCVHPSRALIVKNVDKRVKESELRFLFEQHGDIQFFYTTCRYQGFVIISYYDIRAATIAFTTLQNKLLEAEKLLIQYLDLTDVTSGQYIDQAILEVVNCDPAVSNDKLYQMFVNFGEIEEIWGSIHHRYIKYYDIRATEAAFNGLNSSNMLQEIKLEVTNPELAKSMIHQFTPTRVQGQLRSYQNPNGNSLPQVVNSCPKDEYIYGVHSPNVMAINANCCVTNSFPVSSIYDQFGHSPRYFTNQVNLHNHFPRFHPQSLPISCKGFVDSSIISHDCINLATVGFTTQTDDKQLHIFGPYANNIQFAAGNTVSGLSGCHHSNSFQNHHLNPIWAHSPPLYDNSVCAHNTNNLSVSHKSPKRDNQTASPVYISRSLGRGRRISHGRRETVSCHTDEQKYELDIERVLSGEDCRTTLMIKNIPNKYSSTMLLAAINEHNQGTYDFLYLPLDFKNKCNMGYAFINMTDPLQIVKFHKSINGKKWEKFHSGKVACLAYARIQGKAALIAHFQESSLLNEDTCCHPILFTTDGPNAGNQEPFPLGSNIHSRRHKNRCNLPEVNDNQEISYQIKNCI, from the exons ATGCAAGTTGCTGTTAAGGATCAACAGGATATATACAGACCAGACTTCCACCTTAAG GAACGCATTGGAAAGTTAACTGTCAAAGCTGATAAGCAGG AGAAAGATTTATCGATCTTTACAAATCAATCAAAAACTGTTGAAAGTCTTCTTCCAGATGAAGAAGATCTCTTCTCTGGTGTACTTGATGAGTTGGCGTGTAATGCTACTTCTAATGGCGATGATGAAGACTTCGATCTGTTCAACAGTAGTGGCGGCATGGAATTGGAAGGGAATTGTAAAGAATATCTTCATCCATCGAATTTTGTGACTGCCGAAGGATCTAATAATGATCAGAGTAGCTCAGAACATCTAAAAACATGTGTACACCCCTCCAGAGCACTTATTGTGAAAAATGTTGATAAAAGAGTCAAGGAATCAGAACTTAGGTTTCTATTTGAG CAACATGGAGATATACAATTTTTCTACACAACTTGTAGATATCAAGGTTTTGTGATAATTTCGTATTATGACATACGGGCTGCTACTATTGCGTTTACCACACTTCAAAACAAACTTTTGGAAGCTGAGAAGCTTCTCATACAATATTTGGATCTAACG GATGTAACTTCAGGACAGTACATTGACCAGGCTATCCTTGAGGTAGTAAATTGTGATCCCGCTGTATCAAACGACAAACTTTACCAAATGTTTGTCAATTTTGGAGAAATTGAAGAG ATATGGGGAAGTATACATCACAGatatataaaatattatgataTTCGTGCTACAGAAGCAGCTTTCAATGGATTAAATAGTAGCAATATGTTGCAAGAGATCAAACTTGAAGTAACCAACCCGGAACTTGCAAAAAG CATGATACATCAATTTACTCCTACTAGAGTGCAAGGTCAACTTAGGTCATATCAAAACCCTAATGGCAACTCATTACCACAAG TCGTAAATAGCTGCCCGAAGGATGAGTATATCTATGGAGTACACTCACCAAATGTAATGGCTATTAATGCAAATTGTTGTGTTACAAATAGCTTTCCAGTGTCATCCATTTATGATCAATTTGGCCACAGCCCTCGTTATTTTACTAATCAGGTCAACTTGCACAATCATTTCCCTAGATTCCATCCTCAGTCGTTACCCATCAGTTGCAAAGGTTTTGTTGATAGTAGTATTATCTCCCATGACTGTATAAACTTGGCAACTGTTGGTTTTACAACACAAACAGATGATAAGCAGCTTCATATCTTCGGTCCCTATGCCAATAACATTCAGTTTGCAG CAGGAAATACGGTTTCAGGGCTTAGTGGATGTCATCATTCTAACTCCtttcaaaatcatcatctaaatcctatCTGGGCCCACTCTCCTCCATTGTATGATAACAGTGTTTGTGCTCATAACACTAACAATCTTTCTGTAAGCCACAAATCTCCTAAACGGGATAATCAAACTGCGTCACCGGTATATATAAGTCGATCGTTAGGACGAGGGAGAAGGATATCACATGGCAGACGTGAAACCGTGTCCTGCCACACAGACGAACAAAAGTATGAACTTGATATTGAACGTGTGCTAAGTGGGGAAGACTGCCGAACAACGTTAATGATTAAAAATATTCCAAATAA GTACAGTTCTACAATGCTGTTGGCTGCAATCAATGAACATAATCAAGGCACTTATGATTTTCTTTATCTGCCTCTCGACTTCAAG AATAAGTGCAATATGGGGTACGCTTTTATAAATATGACCGATCCACTTCAGATAGTAAAGTTTCACAAG TCAATTAATGGTAAGAAATGGGAGAAGTTCCATAGTGGAAAAGTAGCATGCCTCGCTTATGCTCGAATTCAGGGTAAAGCTGCCCTAATTGCACACTTTCAGGAATCAAGCTTGTTGAACGAAGATACTTGTTGTCATCCTATCCTTTTTACTACCGATGGCCCAAATGCTGGCAATCAG GAGCCTTTTCCTTTGGGTTCAAACATCCATTCAAGGAGGCACAAGAACAGGTGCAACTTGCCGGAAGTGAATGATAACCAAGAGATCTCGTATCAGATAAAGAACTGCATATGA
- the LOC139892592 gene encoding protein MEI2-like 4 isoform X2 — MQVAVKDQQDIYRPDFHLKERIGKLTVKADKQVTLLSEKDLSIFTNQSKTVESLLPDEEDLFSGVLDELACNATSNGDDEDFDLFNSSGGMELEGNCKEYLHPSNFVTAEGSNNDQSSSEHLKTCVHPSRALIVKNVDKRVKESELRFLFEQHGDIQFFYTTCRYQGFVIISYYDIRAATIAFTTLQNKLLEAEKLLIQYLDLTDVTSGQYIDQAILEVVNCDPAVSNDKLYQMFVNFGEIEEIWGSIHHRYIKYYDIRATEAAFNGLNSSNMLQEIKLEVTNPELAKSMIHQFTPTRVQGQLRSYQNPNGNSLPQVVNSCPKDEYIYGVHSPNVMAINANCCVTNSFPVSSIYDQFGHSPRYFTNQVNLHNHFPRFHPQSLPISCKGFVDSSIISHDCINLATVGFTTQTDDKQLHIFGPYANNIQFAGNTVSGLSGCHHSNSFQNHHLNPIWAHSPPLYDNSVCAHNTNNLSVSHKSPKRDNQTASPVYISRSLGRGRRISHGRRETVSCHTDEQKYELDIERVLSGEDCRTTLMIKNIPNKYSSTMLLAAINEHNQGTYDFLYLPLDFKNKCNMGYAFINMTDPLQIVKFHKSINGKKWEKFHSGKVACLAYARIQGKAALIAHFQESSLLNEDTCCHPILFTTDGPNAGNQEPFPLGSNIHSRRHKNRCNLPEVNDNQEISYQIKNCI; from the exons ATGCAAGTTGCTGTTAAGGATCAACAGGATATATACAGACCAGACTTCCACCTTAAG GAACGCATTGGAAAGTTAACTGTCAAAGCTGATAAGCAGG TCACCCTTCTTTCAGAGAAAGATTTATCGATCTTTACAAATCAATCAAAAACTGTTGAAAGTCTTCTTCCAGATGAAGAAGATCTCTTCTCTGGTGTACTTGATGAGTTGGCGTGTAATGCTACTTCTAATGGCGATGATGAAGACTTCGATCTGTTCAACAGTAGTGGCGGCATGGAATTGGAAGGGAATTGTAAAGAATATCTTCATCCATCGAATTTTGTGACTGCCGAAGGATCTAATAATGATCAGAGTAGCTCAGAACATCTAAAAACATGTGTACACCCCTCCAGAGCACTTATTGTGAAAAATGTTGATAAAAGAGTCAAGGAATCAGAACTTAGGTTTCTATTTGAG CAACATGGAGATATACAATTTTTCTACACAACTTGTAGATATCAAGGTTTTGTGATAATTTCGTATTATGACATACGGGCTGCTACTATTGCGTTTACCACACTTCAAAACAAACTTTTGGAAGCTGAGAAGCTTCTCATACAATATTTGGATCTAACG GATGTAACTTCAGGACAGTACATTGACCAGGCTATCCTTGAGGTAGTAAATTGTGATCCCGCTGTATCAAACGACAAACTTTACCAAATGTTTGTCAATTTTGGAGAAATTGAAGAG ATATGGGGAAGTATACATCACAGatatataaaatattatgataTTCGTGCTACAGAAGCAGCTTTCAATGGATTAAATAGTAGCAATATGTTGCAAGAGATCAAACTTGAAGTAACCAACCCGGAACTTGCAAAAAG CATGATACATCAATTTACTCCTACTAGAGTGCAAGGTCAACTTAGGTCATATCAAAACCCTAATGGCAACTCATTACCACAAG TCGTAAATAGCTGCCCGAAGGATGAGTATATCTATGGAGTACACTCACCAAATGTAATGGCTATTAATGCAAATTGTTGTGTTACAAATAGCTTTCCAGTGTCATCCATTTATGATCAATTTGGCCACAGCCCTCGTTATTTTACTAATCAGGTCAACTTGCACAATCATTTCCCTAGATTCCATCCTCAGTCGTTACCCATCAGTTGCAAAGGTTTTGTTGATAGTAGTATTATCTCCCATGACTGTATAAACTTGGCAACTGTTGGTTTTACAACACAAACAGATGATAAGCAGCTTCATATCTTCGGTCCCTATGCCAATAACATTCAGTTTGCAG GAAATACGGTTTCAGGGCTTAGTGGATGTCATCATTCTAACTCCtttcaaaatcatcatctaaatcctatCTGGGCCCACTCTCCTCCATTGTATGATAACAGTGTTTGTGCTCATAACACTAACAATCTTTCTGTAAGCCACAAATCTCCTAAACGGGATAATCAAACTGCGTCACCGGTATATATAAGTCGATCGTTAGGACGAGGGAGAAGGATATCACATGGCAGACGTGAAACCGTGTCCTGCCACACAGACGAACAAAAGTATGAACTTGATATTGAACGTGTGCTAAGTGGGGAAGACTGCCGAACAACGTTAATGATTAAAAATATTCCAAATAA GTACAGTTCTACAATGCTGTTGGCTGCAATCAATGAACATAATCAAGGCACTTATGATTTTCTTTATCTGCCTCTCGACTTCAAG AATAAGTGCAATATGGGGTACGCTTTTATAAATATGACCGATCCACTTCAGATAGTAAAGTTTCACAAG TCAATTAATGGTAAGAAATGGGAGAAGTTCCATAGTGGAAAAGTAGCATGCCTCGCTTATGCTCGAATTCAGGGTAAAGCTGCCCTAATTGCACACTTTCAGGAATCAAGCTTGTTGAACGAAGATACTTGTTGTCATCCTATCCTTTTTACTACCGATGGCCCAAATGCTGGCAATCAG GAGCCTTTTCCTTTGGGTTCAAACATCCATTCAAGGAGGCACAAGAACAGGTGCAACTTGCCGGAAGTGAATGATAACCAAGAGATCTCGTATCAGATAAAGAACTGCATATGA
- the LOC139889401 gene encoding F-box/FBD/LRR-repeat protein At1g13570-like — MEEEKINGQICSQQLDVPDLIRHIQSLLTLDEAVRTCVLSKSWLHAWSTIPNLRFRQCAYPLSNGNKRKYISLICRTLGRFHRDNIPITSFDLEFSIQDKKSHSLVDKWVQKVAYKTNCLKDLYLKLIFLKSTSSFTLTDEIFSCENLGTIIIMTSVEKYSYNDVTSLLLMYRELNSHPLVIIGSNPVINCVNLRVLSLCRVYISEEVLHNLLTTCRLLEMIDLSFLKKGGSNMKIKVQNLAHLHNLKITFMGKQKNDILEIHDLPSLRSLFC, encoded by the coding sequence ATGGAGGAAGAGAAAATAAATGGCCAGATTTGCTCACAACAATTAGATGTTCCTGACTTGATCCGCCATATACAATCGTTGTTGACATTAGACGAAGCTGTTCGTACGTGTGTGTTGTCCAAATCATGGCTACACGCTTGGTCTACTATTCCTAATCTCAGGTTTCGTCAATGTGCATATCCTCTAAGCAATGGAAATAAGAGAAAGTACATTAGCTTAATCTGCCGTACTCTAGGAAGGTTTCATCGTGACAACATACCAATCACAAGTTTTGATCTTGAATTCAGCATCCAAGATAAAAAATCGCATTCACTTGTCGATAAATGGGTCCAGAAAGTAGCTTACAAAACTAATTGTCTTAAGGATCTTTATCTTAAATTGATTTTCCTCAAGAGTACTTCTTCTTTTACTTTGACCGATGAGATATTCTCCTGTGAAAACCTTGGTACAATAATTATTATGACAAGTGTAGAAAAATACTCGTACAACGATGTGACAAGTCTATTATTAATGTACCGCGAGTTAAATTCGCATCCCCTTGTGATTATTGGTAGTAACCCTGTTATCAACTGTGTGAACCTAAGAGTTTTGAGTTTGTGCCGAGTGTACATAAGTGAAGAGGTGCTTCATAACTTGCTCACAACTTGTAGATTACTTGAGATGATTGATCTTTCATTTCTAAAAAAGGGGGGATCAAACATGAAAATTAAGGTACAAAACCTTGCTCACCTTCACAATTTGAAAATAACTTTTATGGGAAAGCAGAAAAATGACATTTTGGAAATTCATGATCTCCCAAGTCTTCGGAGTCTTTTTTGTTGA
- the LOC139892592 gene encoding protein MEI2-like 4 isoform X1 — protein sequence MQVAVKDQQDIYRPDFHLKERIGKLTVKADKQVTLLSEKDLSIFTNQSKTVESLLPDEEDLFSGVLDELACNATSNGDDEDFDLFNSSGGMELEGNCKEYLHPSNFVTAEGSNNDQSSSEHLKTCVHPSRALIVKNVDKRVKESELRFLFEQHGDIQFFYTTCRYQGFVIISYYDIRAATIAFTTLQNKLLEAEKLLIQYLDLTDVTSGQYIDQAILEVVNCDPAVSNDKLYQMFVNFGEIEEIWGSIHHRYIKYYDIRATEAAFNGLNSSNMLQEIKLEVTNPELAKSMIHQFTPTRVQGQLRSYQNPNGNSLPQVVNSCPKDEYIYGVHSPNVMAINANCCVTNSFPVSSIYDQFGHSPRYFTNQVNLHNHFPRFHPQSLPISCKGFVDSSIISHDCINLATVGFTTQTDDKQLHIFGPYANNIQFAAGNTVSGLSGCHHSNSFQNHHLNPIWAHSPPLYDNSVCAHNTNNLSVSHKSPKRDNQTASPVYISRSLGRGRRISHGRRETVSCHTDEQKYELDIERVLSGEDCRTTLMIKNIPNKYSSTMLLAAINEHNQGTYDFLYLPLDFKNKCNMGYAFINMTDPLQIVKFHKSINGKKWEKFHSGKVACLAYARIQGKAALIAHFQESSLLNEDTCCHPILFTTDGPNAGNQEPFPLGSNIHSRRHKNRCNLPEVNDNQEISYQIKNCI from the exons ATGCAAGTTGCTGTTAAGGATCAACAGGATATATACAGACCAGACTTCCACCTTAAG GAACGCATTGGAAAGTTAACTGTCAAAGCTGATAAGCAGG TCACCCTTCTTTCAGAGAAAGATTTATCGATCTTTACAAATCAATCAAAAACTGTTGAAAGTCTTCTTCCAGATGAAGAAGATCTCTTCTCTGGTGTACTTGATGAGTTGGCGTGTAATGCTACTTCTAATGGCGATGATGAAGACTTCGATCTGTTCAACAGTAGTGGCGGCATGGAATTGGAAGGGAATTGTAAAGAATATCTTCATCCATCGAATTTTGTGACTGCCGAAGGATCTAATAATGATCAGAGTAGCTCAGAACATCTAAAAACATGTGTACACCCCTCCAGAGCACTTATTGTGAAAAATGTTGATAAAAGAGTCAAGGAATCAGAACTTAGGTTTCTATTTGAG CAACATGGAGATATACAATTTTTCTACACAACTTGTAGATATCAAGGTTTTGTGATAATTTCGTATTATGACATACGGGCTGCTACTATTGCGTTTACCACACTTCAAAACAAACTTTTGGAAGCTGAGAAGCTTCTCATACAATATTTGGATCTAACG GATGTAACTTCAGGACAGTACATTGACCAGGCTATCCTTGAGGTAGTAAATTGTGATCCCGCTGTATCAAACGACAAACTTTACCAAATGTTTGTCAATTTTGGAGAAATTGAAGAG ATATGGGGAAGTATACATCACAGatatataaaatattatgataTTCGTGCTACAGAAGCAGCTTTCAATGGATTAAATAGTAGCAATATGTTGCAAGAGATCAAACTTGAAGTAACCAACCCGGAACTTGCAAAAAG CATGATACATCAATTTACTCCTACTAGAGTGCAAGGTCAACTTAGGTCATATCAAAACCCTAATGGCAACTCATTACCACAAG TCGTAAATAGCTGCCCGAAGGATGAGTATATCTATGGAGTACACTCACCAAATGTAATGGCTATTAATGCAAATTGTTGTGTTACAAATAGCTTTCCAGTGTCATCCATTTATGATCAATTTGGCCACAGCCCTCGTTATTTTACTAATCAGGTCAACTTGCACAATCATTTCCCTAGATTCCATCCTCAGTCGTTACCCATCAGTTGCAAAGGTTTTGTTGATAGTAGTATTATCTCCCATGACTGTATAAACTTGGCAACTGTTGGTTTTACAACACAAACAGATGATAAGCAGCTTCATATCTTCGGTCCCTATGCCAATAACATTCAGTTTGCAG CAGGAAATACGGTTTCAGGGCTTAGTGGATGTCATCATTCTAACTCCtttcaaaatcatcatctaaatcctatCTGGGCCCACTCTCCTCCATTGTATGATAACAGTGTTTGTGCTCATAACACTAACAATCTTTCTGTAAGCCACAAATCTCCTAAACGGGATAATCAAACTGCGTCACCGGTATATATAAGTCGATCGTTAGGACGAGGGAGAAGGATATCACATGGCAGACGTGAAACCGTGTCCTGCCACACAGACGAACAAAAGTATGAACTTGATATTGAACGTGTGCTAAGTGGGGAAGACTGCCGAACAACGTTAATGATTAAAAATATTCCAAATAA GTACAGTTCTACAATGCTGTTGGCTGCAATCAATGAACATAATCAAGGCACTTATGATTTTCTTTATCTGCCTCTCGACTTCAAG AATAAGTGCAATATGGGGTACGCTTTTATAAATATGACCGATCCACTTCAGATAGTAAAGTTTCACAAG TCAATTAATGGTAAGAAATGGGAGAAGTTCCATAGTGGAAAAGTAGCATGCCTCGCTTATGCTCGAATTCAGGGTAAAGCTGCCCTAATTGCACACTTTCAGGAATCAAGCTTGTTGAACGAAGATACTTGTTGTCATCCTATCCTTTTTACTACCGATGGCCCAAATGCTGGCAATCAG GAGCCTTTTCCTTTGGGTTCAAACATCCATTCAAGGAGGCACAAGAACAGGTGCAACTTGCCGGAAGTGAATGATAACCAAGAGATCTCGTATCAGATAAAGAACTGCATATGA